From a single Lolium rigidum isolate FL_2022 chromosome 7, APGP_CSIRO_Lrig_0.1, whole genome shotgun sequence genomic region:
- the LOC124674314 gene encoding zinc finger protein ENHYDROUS-like — protein sequence MPPNPTDPEQPDAAAAPAPPKKKRNLPGTPDPDAEVIALSPGTLMATNRFVCEVCGKGFQRDQNLQLHRRGHNLPWRLRQRGPGAAPPRRRVYVCPEPGCVHHAPARALGDLTGIKKHFCRKHGEKRWACPRCGKRYAVQADLKAHAKTCGTREYRCDCGTLFTRRDSFVTHRAFCGALVEETGRVLAVPAPPSPRPPDLEDVEENLDNEKADENVEKVDEEEKGEENENSAVAVVDEPQRVEAVSEAPQRNPSPPQQQRIPSPRRIPSPQHQRIPSPPQQCIPSPQHQRIPSPPQQRIPSPPSPVPQEQLQLQQQQPMVAVVPNLEEPKVAAEPIVVVKQEEEDKRDEDVCFQEADRYDNAELEGSSLPDKDTPMLPCFLPSPSDAIGTDGSSTSCGTVSSASNSIAPATTTSTFAGLFASATASTTPQSRSLRDLIGVDPTFLCLAIGTPSNLFPQTNASNAGSFAPPPAPHMSATALLQKAAEAGASQAGTSFLKEFGLASSSSSTPSRPPQGRSIDSSPQSQQPQGRFIDSSRQSQQPQGSFIDSSRQPQLAQGRFIDSSTQSQLPQERFINNSMPSKLSQGRFMDTSLPSQHLAQGRFMDTTQPFQQQPQGRFMDTIPPSQQQPQGRFMDTTQPSQQQPQGRFMDTGLPCQQLPQGRFFSNSPPSNLSQGRFFDNLPPSSLPQGRFFVSSPPSNVPQGRFTDYSPPSKLPPARYIDSSPLPKLPQGRYIDSSPPSRVPQGRYMDNSPPSRVPQGRFVDSIPQQWHQQSNQQLMDMEPGPMVSGSLGLGLAYQGANAGLPDSMMGQSQSPLFGPKPAATLDFLGLGIGGTMGGSTPNGGGLPALMLGGELDMGSAQAHPPWEEAQRKTNGRTIL from the exons ATGCCGCCCAATCCGACGGACCCGGAGCAGCCGGACGCcgccgcggcgccggcgccgcccaagaagaagaggaacctgCCCGGAACGCCAG atccggacgcggaggtgatCGCGCTGTCGCCGGGGACGCTCATGGCCACCAACCGCTTCGTGTGCGAGGTCTGCGGCAAGGGCTTCCAGCGGGACCAGAACCTGCAGCTGCACCGACGGGGCCACAACCTGCCCTGGCGCCTGCGCCAGCGCGGGCCCGGCGCCGCCCCGCCGCGCCGCAGGGTCTACGTCTGCCCGGAGCCCGGCTGCGTGCACCACGCCCCGGCCCGCGCGCTCGGGGACCTCACGGGCATCAAGAAGCACTTCTGCCGCAAGCACGGCGAGAAGCGATGGGCCTGCCCGCGCTGCGGGAAGCGCTACGCCGTGCAGGCAGACCTCAAGGCGCACGCCAAGACCTGCGGCACCCGCGAGTACCGGTGCGACTGCGGAACACTCTTCACCAG GCGAGACAGCTTCGTGACGCATCGAGCCTTCTGTGGCGCTCTCGTGGAGGAGACTGGCAGGGTGCTCGCCGTTCCGGCCCCGCCTTCTCCCCGGCCGCCTGATTTGGAGGACGTTGAGGAAAACTTGGACAATGAGAAGGCAGATGAGAATGTGGAGAAGGTAGATGAGGAGGAGAAAGGAGAGGAAAATGAGAATTCTGCTGTGGCAGTGGTGGATGAGCCTCAGCGTGTCGAGGCGGTGTCTGAGGCGCCGCAGCGCAATCCttcgccgccgcagcagcagcgcaTTCCGTCGCCGCGGCGCATTCCGTCCCCACAGCACCAGCGCATTCCTTCACCGCCGCAGCAGTGCATTCCGTCCCCACAGCACCAGCGCATTCCTTCACCGCCGCAGCAGCGCATTCCGTCGCCACCATCTCCAGTACCACAGGAGCAGCTgcagctgcagcagcagcagccaatgGTGGCAGTGGTGCCAAATTTGGAGG AGCCAAAGGTGGCTGCGGAGCCAATTGTGGTCGTTaagcaggaggaggaagacaagcgAGATGAAGATGTTTGCTTCCAGGAAGCCGATAGATACGACAACGCTGAATTGGAAGGATCCAGCCTGCCGGATAAAGATACACCGATGCTTCCTTGTTTCCTACCGTCGCCCTCCGATGCCATTGGTACAGATGGCAGCAGCACCAGCTGTGGCACAGTCAGCAGCGCTTCGAATTCCATCGCGCCAGCTACGACGACTAGCACGTTTGCTGGGCTGTTTGCATCCGCCACAGCAAGCACCACTCCCCAGAGCAGATCGCTGCGCGATCTTATCGGTGTTGATCCTACCTTCCTTTGCCTCGCGATTGGTACGCCCTCCAACCTCTTCCCGCAGACAAACGCGAGCAACGCTGGCAGCTttgctccacctccagcaccacaCATGTCTGCGACGGCACTCCTGCAGAAGGCCGCTGAGGCTGGAGCCTCGCAAGCAGGCACGTCTTTCTTGAAGGAGTTTGGGCTTGCAAGTTCCTCCTCGTCAACCCCATCCAGGCCACCGCAAGGAAGGTCTATCGATAGCTCACCACAATCCCAGCAGCCTCAAGGAAGGTTTATCGACAGCTCAAGACAATCCCAGCAGCCTCAAGGAAGCTTTATCGACAGCTCAAGACAACCCCAGCTAGCTCAAGGAAGGTTTATCGATAGCTCAACACAGTCTCAGCTACCTCAAGAGAGGTTCATAAACAACTCGATGCCATCCAAGCTATCTCAAGGGAGATTCATGGATACTTCATTACCATCCCAGCACCTAGCTCAAGGCAGATTCATGGACACCACACAACCATTCCAGCAGCAACCACAAGGGAGATTTATGGATACCATACCACCATCCCAGCAGCAACCTCAAGGGAGATTCATGGATACCACACAACCATCCCAGCAGCAACCTCAAGGGAGATTCATGGATACAGGACTACCGTGCCAGCAGCTACCTCAAGGAAGGTTCTTCAGTAACTCGCCACCATCAAATCTATCTCAAGGAAGGTTCTTCGATAACCTGCCACCATCCAGTCTACCGCAGGGAAGGTTCTTCGTTAGCTCGCCACCATCCAATGTACCTCAGGGAAGATTCACCGATTACTCGCCACCATCCAAGCTACCACCAGCAAGATATATCGATAGCTCGCCGCTGCCCAAGCTACCACAGGGAAGGTACATCGATAGCTCGCCACCATCGAGGGTACCACAGGGAAGGTACATGGATAACTCACCACCATCGAGGGTACCGCAGGGAAGGTTCGTCGACAGCATTCCGCAGCAGTGGCACCAACAGAGTAATCAACAGCTAATGGATATGGAGCCTGGGCCGATGGTATCTGgcagccttggccttggccttgcgtACCAAGGTGCAAATGCAGGGTTGCCAGATTCGATGATGGGGCAATCACAATCACCACTGTTCGGTCCCAAGCCTGCTGCCACTCTGGACTTCCTTGGGCTTGGCATCGGAGGGACAATGGGCGGCTCCACACCCAACGGTGGTGGCCTCCCGGCATTGATGCTTGGAGGGGAGCTGGACATGGGGTCTGCACAGGCGCACCCTCCATGGGAAGAGGCACAGAGGAAGACCAATGGCCGCACAATCCTGTga